DNA from Onthophagus taurus isolate NC chromosome 2, IU_Otau_3.0, whole genome shotgun sequence:
ACAGGACAACTTTAACGGTATTCAGATTGTATTCGAGGAAACACGGTCGCTACGATAATTAACTTTGGTATGCTGGTGGTTACAGTAAGTAATGCAATAACCTTTATTACCAGAAGGAAAATAGACTATGTATACTAAGAGCAGTATTAAAATAACCTTGCAATAATCGCTTATTAAATCAGACTTGAGTTGTGTTCGGTTACCATCAGATTTTCTAATATGGTTGTATCAATCAAGTATTTTGATATTCTTTACCTTGAAAAGTGATATGTTATTTAAGTAGAACCTACGTCGATTTAATATATAGTTGTAATGAAGATAAAATATCGTAACCTTTACTAATAAGATTGGTCTAAGTATGGCAATTTAGTGGTTTCCTTTCCTTAAGGAACAGCTACGTTCCCGAGGAACCGAACCGTATCCGGCTCGCAGAACCCTCTCGCCCCGTTCTGCTTTTCGTTCCGGTTCCACGGGCCAAGACAAATCGCAGAGACCCTGATAACGAGTGGTAACGTTATCCGTCTCTCTACTTGGCTAAGGTCGGCAATCATAGTTTCGTTGGATGGCATGCATCAGTTTAGAAGAGagtgtttaaaaatagaagcgAGTGTTTTGAGAGGCCGttcgtaatttatttattttatttattaagtcgCGGATTACGACCCATTGTTCGGGTCAATGGGAACGCGATAAACGGCGGCGAAGGagacttttttaaagttgtCGTTGCGTTATATAATCGGTGATTTCACAGAGTCAAGGTTATTCCTTCCTTTTAGTAGCGTTCAACGCCGCCAGATGAGCCAACCTTACGGGTGGTTGTTGTAGTTGCGCAGCGTCACAGCGCAAGAAGGCGTAATAGAGGCGGCGCTTTCAAAAGTTGATCCGCCCCACGGCCAACTGTGACCGATCCCGACTACCGACCCCAACACTCCTGACGTCAGTCGGGAGAAATCGGTTGAGATCGTACGGAATTCTCATACTCCGAACAAGAACGTTCAGTGTTTTAGTCCGTGAATAGGGAAGAGGGAATGCGTATCGTTCGGCGAAAGTTGGGTTTCGCGATATCTTTTCTACGATTTAAAGTGCGTGCGCGCGTTGGCCTGTGTGTGCGTGTAAGTGAGTGTATGTGCTGTATACTCTTAGGATCGATTGAATGGGGGACGAGTCCAACGGACTGGCGCCGCGCTTAGAGGAATGCGATGAGCTCCGTTTCGTTACCGCCAGTACCGGATTTAATACCGATCTCGCGGTTTCAGTTAAGTAACGTGAAAGGTGGCGGCAAACGTCGTTTTGAGGTTATGGGAGAGCAGCGCTCCCGTAGGACGGCCGGGATACAACCTGCCGTCGATCTAATCGATACCGCGCGATCACGTGGCCCCTCACACGCGCAGACGCCTTTCCCCAAATCCAGGCCCGAACGTCACCGTAAATCAGAGAGAAGGCGCGAACACAGGAGGGCCAGGAAACGGGCGCCCAGTAAACAAAGTGGCACCCTCGAAGACCGACCGGTCAACCCGCGCGTTAATCCGATCTTCGTGTGGGTGCGTCAAGAAGACACTCAAATCGTGGACGTCAAATGCGAGGACTACGACAAGAGGAACCGGATCCTCTTGACGAAAACCGCCCAGGGATGGCGGGCCATACCCCGCACCGAAACGTTAGTGCCCACCCTCAAGGATGACAAAGGTAAAACAACAGACACTCACCACCAATCGGATCTCCAAGAAGAACCACCCCGGCTACGAAAACAGCGGAAAACGCACAAGGTTAAACGAAGATCCACCGGCGTACAAGTCGGCGATGACGGCGACGACATCTCGGATGCGGAAACGCGAATCCCATCACCTCCCATTTCGTGGGACGACCCCGTCAACGTTGAATCTCACCTGCCGTCCCACACTATACGGATACCGAAGAAGGACGTCAATAAAACTTGTGACGTCAGCCCTTTAGACAATCTCCTAGCAGTCGCAGAGCTTGAACTCCAATCAAACGACTGGGGAGACAAGTGCACCGATACCACAACCACTACTATTATTGAAAAGCCAAAATCGCCTTCGACAGAAACCGATATCGAGCTCGATAAATTCATCGACTCCTGCAATCCTTCGTACGACGACTCCATCCAAAAAAATCCCGACGAATCTGATTACAACACCGAGGACGATAACAACCTTGCCATGGATGATATACTCAACAGGCTTGAGCAATCCCTAAGATCACCTGAAACGCAAACCGACATCATCCCACCAGATACCAAAAAAGAAAGCGACATCCTCATAAAAACCCCAGAAGACGACGAAATCGTCGTAATTCCAGATGACGAACCCGACGTTCCCACCGATTTATCAACCAAAAAGGACGAGGATCAACCCACCGACTTAAGTCTCCCGAAACGAAATAAATCCCCGCTTTCCAGGCCGCCATCTCACAGCTCCGAAACAATACAATCCCCTCAACCCAGCGGAATCCCCGCCGTACCCCCATCGCCCGATAtacttcaaaatcaaaaatcgaaatttctCGAATCACTTTTACAAAAAACGCAGGAACCCGAAAAAGAACCGCTTGACCTTAACTTCCGCAAATCGGCCAGTCCCACCGTAACATGTTCCGAAGAAGTAAAAAGTTCCAAAGAACCTGAACCTCCcagcaaaaaattaaaagttgaggATATAACCCTAAAACGATTACTAGACGTCCAAGTAGAATCAACAAAATCCGACACgtcaaaaattaaggaaacATCGCGCCTTCTCGAGCTTCTATCCTGTCCTATCGAACAAGATCCCGTTGCTCAACTAAATCAAGTGCTTACAGACAATACTATTAACATCCCAGACCCTTTATTAGTCCCGAAAAACAGATTAAGTCAAATTTTGTCCTCGCCGGCCAGAGAAATACCCAGGTTATTAATAGATAGACCAGAACTGCGACTTCCTCAGGCTTTAGCGTTTCCACATCTTCTACAAGACCCAGACATTTTAGTAATCACTATTCAACAATTACAAACGATTGTGCAAAAACAAAGCCAATTACCATTAAAGGAAGGAAAGGAAGAAATCAAGCAATCCC
Protein-coding regions in this window:
- the LOC111427194 gene encoding uncharacterized protein codes for the protein MSSVSLPPVPDLIPISRFQLSNVKGGGKRRFEVMGEQRSRRTAGIQPAVDLIDTARSRGPSHAQTPFPKSRPERHRKSERRREHRRARKRAPSKQSGTLEDRPVNPRVNPIFVWVRQEDTQIVDVKCEDYDKRNRILLTKTAQGWRAIPRTETLVPTLKDDKGKTTDTHHQSDLQEEPPRLRKQRKTHKVKRRSTGVQVGDDGDDISDAETRIPSPPISWDDPVNVESHLPSHTIRIPKKDVNKTCDVSPLDNLLAVAELELQSNDWGDKCTDTTTTTIIEKPKSPSTETDIELDKFIDSCNPSYDDSIQKNPDESDYNTEDDNNLAMDDILNRLEQSLRSPETQTDIIPPDTKKESDILIKTPEDDEIVVIPDDEPDVPTDLSTKKDEDQPTDLSLPKRNKSPLSRPPSHSSETIQSPQPSGIPAVPPSPDILQNQKSKFLESLLQKTQEPEKEPLDLNFRKSASPTVTCSEEVKSSKEPEPPSKKLKVEDITLKRLLDVQVESTKSDTSKIKETSRLLELLSCPIEQDPVAQLNQVLTDNTINIPDPLLVPKNRLSQILSSPAREIPRLLIDRPELRLPQALAFPHLLQDPDILVITIQQLQTIVQKQSQLPLKEGKEEIKQSQEEKKEIVAKPPTPKANENNNVSKEEKSKDKKAGMNELANDIDAASNAAFNQMMWLPYFNQMENNPNSEFLKLLAMSYSHPHPPDMAHLLGMNRFMPPSAFSMQPPSFPNPMEYNWQEMVMMRPKNQYDLYNKNMYKEYVEKSKKSTSNNKPSGKSNYMFPPSLSSFHQTPNPLLNMPPFTTARPNLHVPQFNPNHQSSRLSTSSSRNNRGYTQKSSHFGHVLASGKSEEKKTSPSTNKVTSQQKFEAPGSVPKHSGMQPIDLSGSTASGSKLKVRQHLIDPGHAARMLKQDDVPEVGSTTASIEEMQDAQKYLWHPLFGNQKNYTSPWNWTTVTAAGE